One Gordonia mangrovi genomic region harbors:
- a CDS encoding DUF7455 domain-containing protein, producing MSDTATTAPISMPLTAADRCDRCGAAAKVRAVLPAGGELLFCRHHFNEHEAKLVELSAVVESSEELV from the coding sequence ATGTCAGACACAGCCACCACAGCCCCGATCTCCATGCCGCTGACCGCCGCCGATCGCTGTGATCGATGCGGTGCGGCCGCCAAGGTGCGGGCCGTGCTGCCCGCCGGTGGCGAGCTTCTCTTCTGCCGCCACCACTTCAACGAGCACGAGGCCAAGCTCGTGGAGCTGTCCGCAGTCGTGGAGTCGAGCGAAGAATTGGTCTGA
- a CDS encoding sulfite exporter TauE/SafE family protein: protein MRTIVLIGLVGLSAQLVDGSLGMAYGVTTTTLLLAIGANPAAASATVHLAEIGTTLVSGVSHWRFGNVDWKVVRRIALPGAIGAFLGATVLSNLSTEAAAPLMAVILLLLGLYILARFTFQGIPREHLGKPLRKRFLSPLGLVAGFVDATGGGGWGPVGTPAILASGRLEPRKVIGSIDTSEFIIAVAASLGFLVSLGSQGINFAWVGAILVGGIIAAPIAAWLVRHVPPRLLGSSVGGLIVLTNTRSLLRSDLVDVPAAAQTGVYVTIVVLWVAAFGYSLREYLRDRENESSDAVSRLRAEQETQKPDAGHVV from the coding sequence ATGCGCACCATCGTTCTGATCGGCCTGGTCGGTCTGTCCGCCCAACTCGTCGACGGCAGCCTCGGCATGGCCTACGGCGTCACCACCACCACGCTGCTGCTGGCGATCGGGGCCAATCCCGCTGCCGCATCGGCCACCGTCCACCTCGCCGAGATCGGGACCACGCTCGTGTCCGGAGTGTCGCATTGGCGCTTCGGCAATGTCGACTGGAAAGTGGTCCGGCGGATCGCCCTTCCCGGGGCAATCGGCGCGTTCCTGGGCGCGACCGTGTTGTCGAATCTGTCCACCGAGGCCGCGGCTCCCCTGATGGCCGTCATCCTGCTGCTGCTGGGTCTGTACATCCTGGCTCGGTTCACCTTCCAGGGCATCCCGCGTGAGCACCTCGGCAAACCGCTGCGCAAGCGCTTTCTGTCGCCGCTGGGCCTCGTCGCCGGTTTCGTCGATGCCACCGGTGGTGGCGGTTGGGGCCCGGTGGGCACTCCGGCCATCCTGGCGAGCGGACGGCTCGAGCCGCGCAAGGTGATCGGTTCGATCGATACCAGTGAGTTCATCATCGCGGTGGCGGCGAGCCTCGGGTTCCTGGTGAGTCTGGGTTCGCAGGGGATCAACTTCGCCTGGGTCGGTGCGATCCTGGTCGGCGGGATCATCGCCGCGCCGATCGCCGCCTGGCTGGTCCGGCATGTCCCACCGCGCCTGCTCGGCTCCTCGGTGGGCGGGCTGATCGTGCTGACCAACACGCGCAGTTTGCTGCGCAGCGATCTCGTCGACGTTCCCGCAGCTGCGCAGACAGGCGTCTACGTCACCATCGTCGTGTTGTGGGTGGCCGCCTTCGGCTACTCACTGCGGGAGTACCTCCGCGACCGCGAGAACGAGTCGTCGGATGCCGTCAGCCGACTGCGTGCGGAGCAGGAGACGCAGAAGCCGGACGCCGGCCACGTCGTGTGA
- a CDS encoding DUF952 domain-containing protein, with the protein MSVDPERVLLHLCARAEWERSRRSGSHEPPSLAEVGFIHLSAPEQVHLPANRLFGGRDDLVLLVIDPERVSARVVWEPGVPSDPDGMLFPHLYGALPRDAVVDVRPYTPNADGVFTPPAFVTGFSDRSRPDQSR; encoded by the coding sequence ATGTCTGTCGACCCGGAACGTGTGCTGCTCCATCTGTGTGCCCGTGCCGAATGGGAGCGGTCGCGTCGGTCCGGATCTCATGAACCGCCGTCGCTCGCCGAGGTCGGTTTCATCCATCTGTCGGCGCCGGAGCAGGTCCACCTACCGGCCAACCGGCTGTTCGGTGGTCGCGACGACCTGGTGCTGCTCGTGATCGACCCGGAGCGGGTGTCGGCGCGGGTCGTCTGGGAGCCGGGGGTGCCGTCCGATCCGGACGGCATGCTCTTTCCTCATCTCTACGGCGCCCTGCCGCGTGATGCGGTCGTCGATGTTCGGCCGTACACGCCGAACGCGGACGGTGTGTTCACACCGCCCGCGTTCGTGACAGGGTTCTCAGACCGGTCGAGGCCGGATCAGTCCAGGTAG
- a CDS encoding RNA polymerase sigma factor produces the protein MAATKTRQADVDESTDATTATEPAPAKRTAKKATARKAPAKKAAKKATGKRAPKKATKPADGDDVESTEDPDESGSIDDIEGPDTELADDVEIDDDIEVDEEEASDDDASDEDASDDDEDDTADAATTPAVVVKPAGDTAKADTKEKTSGDFVWDEEESEALRQARKDAELTASADSVRAYLKQIGKVALLNAEEEVELAKRIEAGLFATERLRRIVDSGEKLSTASKRDLNWISRDGNRAKNHLLEANLRLVVSLAKRYTGRGMAFLDLIQEGNLGLIRAVEKFDYTKGYKFSTYATWWIRQAITRAMADQARTIRIPVHMVEVINKLGRIQRELLQDLGREPTPEELAKEMDITPEKVLEIQQYAREPISLDQTIGDEGDSQLGDFIEDSEAVVAVDAVSFTLLQDQLQSVLETLSEREAGVVRLRFGLTDGQPRTLDEIGQVYGVTRERIRQIESKTMSKLRHPSRSQVLRDYLD, from the coding sequence GTGGCAGCCACCAAGACCCGACAGGCCGACGTCGACGAATCGACAGACGCGACTACCGCCACGGAGCCTGCGCCGGCCAAACGGACCGCCAAGAAGGCCACCGCCCGCAAGGCACCAGCGAAAAAGGCGGCCAAGAAGGCCACCGGCAAACGCGCCCCGAAGAAGGCGACCAAGCCTGCCGACGGCGACGACGTCGAATCGACGGAGGATCCCGACGAGAGCGGCTCCATCGATGACATCGAGGGTCCGGACACCGAACTCGCCGACGACGTCGAGATCGACGACGACATCGAGGTCGACGAGGAAGAGGCCTCGGATGACGACGCCTCCGACGAGGACGCCTCCGACGACGACGAAGACGACACGGCCGACGCCGCCACCACCCCGGCGGTGGTGGTGAAGCCCGCCGGTGACACGGCCAAGGCCGACACCAAGGAGAAGACCTCCGGCGATTTCGTCTGGGATGAAGAGGAATCCGAGGCTCTGCGCCAGGCACGTAAGGATGCCGAGCTCACCGCGTCGGCCGACTCTGTCCGCGCTTACCTCAAGCAGATCGGCAAAGTCGCGCTGCTCAACGCGGAGGAAGAGGTCGAGCTGGCCAAACGCATCGAGGCCGGCCTGTTCGCGACCGAGCGGCTGCGCCGGATCGTCGACTCCGGCGAGAAGCTCAGCACCGCCTCCAAGCGCGACCTGAACTGGATCTCGCGCGACGGCAATCGCGCGAAGAATCACCTGCTCGAGGCGAACCTGCGGCTCGTGGTGTCGCTCGCCAAGCGCTACACCGGACGCGGCATGGCGTTCCTGGATCTGATCCAGGAGGGCAACCTCGGTCTGATCCGTGCAGTGGAGAAGTTCGACTACACCAAGGGTTACAAGTTCTCCACGTACGCGACGTGGTGGATCCGTCAGGCGATCACCCGCGCGATGGCCGATCAGGCCCGCACCATTCGCATCCCGGTGCACATGGTGGAGGTCATCAACAAGCTCGGACGCATCCAGCGCGAACTGCTCCAGGACCTCGGCCGCGAGCCGACCCCGGAGGAACTCGCCAAGGAGATGGACATCACGCCGGAGAAGGTGCTGGAGATCCAGCAGTACGCGCGTGAACCGATCTCACTGGACCAGACCATCGGCGACGAGGGCGACAGCCAGCTCGGAGACTTCATCGAGGACTCCGAAGCCGTGGTCGCCGTCGATGCGGTCAGCTTCACCCTGCTGCAAGACCAGTTGCAGTCGGTTCTGGAGACGTTGTCCGAGCGTGAGGCCGGTGTCGTCCGTCTGCGCTTCGGGCTGACCGACGGTCAGCCCCGGACCCTCGACGAGATCGGTCAGGTCTACGGCGTGACCCGCGAGCGTATCCGCCAGATCGAGTCGAAGACGATGTCGAAGCTGCGGCATCCGTCGCGGTCGCAGGTCCTGCGCGACTACCTGGACTGA
- the ppgK gene encoding polyphosphate--glucose phosphotransferase: MSDAEAASTETATPTNLGFGVDVGGSGIKGGIVDLDTGELVGERFKVLTPQPSTPEAVAGGVAEVVDHFDWTGPVGITLPGVVTDGVMRTAANIDKDWIGTDVYELFSSHLGGRPVSVLNDADAAGMAEDRYGAAADVDGVVVLLTLGTGIGSAILIDGTLVPNTELGHMIVDGKEAEHRASSKVKEDKGWPYEKWAEKLSRVLEAYEVLFWPKVFVVGGGISRKSDKWLPYLTNSTPVVPATLKNTAGIVGAAMAVSTGLRA, translated from the coding sequence ATGAGCGATGCCGAGGCAGCGAGCACCGAAACAGCCACCCCGACCAACCTCGGATTCGGCGTCGACGTCGGCGGGTCCGGCATCAAGGGGGGCATCGTCGATCTCGACACCGGTGAGCTGGTCGGCGAGCGCTTCAAAGTGCTCACGCCGCAGCCGTCGACCCCCGAAGCCGTCGCAGGTGGGGTGGCCGAGGTCGTCGATCATTTCGACTGGACGGGCCCCGTCGGCATCACCCTGCCCGGCGTCGTCACCGACGGCGTCATGCGCACGGCGGCCAACATCGACAAGGACTGGATCGGTACCGATGTCTATGAACTGTTCAGCTCGCATCTGGGAGGCCGGCCGGTGTCGGTGCTCAACGACGCCGACGCCGCCGGCATGGCCGAGGACCGCTACGGTGCGGCCGCCGACGTCGACGGCGTCGTGGTGTTGCTGACCCTCGGGACCGGTATCGGATCGGCCATCCTCATCGACGGCACACTGGTGCCCAACACCGAACTCGGGCACATGATCGTCGACGGCAAAGAAGCCGAACACCGGGCGTCCTCCAAGGTGAAAGAGGACAAGGGCTGGCCGTATGAGAAATGGGCCGAGAAACTGTCGCGGGTGCTCGAGGCCTACGAAGTCCTGTTCTGGCCCAAGGTCTTCGTGGTCGGCGGGGGTATCAGCCGCAAGAGCGACAAGTGGCTGCCGTACCTCACCAACTCGACACCCGTCGTTCCCGCGACGCTGAAGAACACTGCGGGTATCGTCGGCGCGGCGATGGCAGTGTCCACCGGACTACGGGCGTGA
- a CDS encoding inositol monophosphatase family protein — protein MTDDPGFDELERVAIDVAQCAAAHVRARRPELFGARPGHDPGAVDAGPATSAPSAVSTKSTPTDPVTLADTETEQLIRAELRARRPDDEVLGEEAGGSVVVPSGVRWVVDPIDGTVNFMYGIPAYAVSVAAQVDGRSVAGAVVDVARGITYSAALGGGAHLDAGAGRIALACNPIDSVELALVATGFSYDARRRAEQGAIVAALLPRVRDLRRVGAAALDLCMVASGAVDAHFEHGLSPWDWAAGGLIAAEAGAVVHTPPPDSRSSDGHVTLACAPGIADGFVELLDDLGARRMIPG, from the coding sequence GTGACCGATGATCCCGGCTTCGACGAACTCGAACGTGTCGCAATCGATGTGGCACAGTGTGCCGCCGCCCACGTCCGGGCCCGGCGACCCGAGTTGTTCGGTGCGCGGCCGGGTCACGATCCGGGAGCGGTCGACGCCGGACCCGCCACGTCCGCACCGTCGGCGGTGAGTACGAAATCGACACCCACGGATCCGGTCACCCTCGCAGACACCGAGACCGAGCAGCTGATCCGAGCCGAACTCCGTGCCCGGCGACCCGACGACGAGGTGCTGGGGGAGGAGGCCGGCGGTTCGGTGGTGGTGCCGTCCGGGGTGCGCTGGGTGGTCGACCCGATCGACGGCACCGTCAACTTCATGTACGGCATCCCGGCGTACGCCGTGTCGGTCGCCGCCCAGGTCGACGGCCGCTCGGTTGCCGGCGCGGTGGTCGACGTGGCGCGTGGGATCACCTACTCCGCAGCCCTCGGCGGGGGCGCGCACCTCGATGCCGGCGCCGGCCGGATCGCGCTGGCCTGTAACCCGATCGACAGCGTGGAACTCGCCCTGGTGGCGACCGGCTTCTCCTACGACGCGCGTCGCCGGGCAGAGCAAGGGGCCATCGTGGCCGCGTTGCTGCCGCGCGTGCGCGATCTGCGACGGGTGGGGGCGGCCGCTCTCGATCTGTGCATGGTCGCCAGCGGTGCGGTCGACGCCCACTTCGAACACGGCCTGAGCCCGTGGGACTGGGCGGCGGGCGGTCTGATCGCCGCCGAGGCGGGCGCTGTGGTCCACACCCCGCCGCCGGATTCGAGGTCCTCGGACGGGCACGTCACCCTGGCGTGCGCACCCGGCATCGCCGACGGATTCGTCGAGTTGCTCGACGATCTCGGGGCACGCCGGATGATCCCTGGCTGA
- the cei gene encoding envelope integrity protein Cei — translation MVAQITGGTSVDVNGRPFRRRRARPAIIAAVVLLAAAMATWAVALSESGPTPIPVACNQPTPASADPSAPAPATPAPEPPELAAADRDEMLDVAPAALSTFQVRVLNASSQRGAARSVSDDLTAQGFIPVADTPYADDTVYPNRDLACYAQIRFGPTGEASAAAVWLALPCAQLVVDGRTDNSVDVALGEYYEAREQSQDAQAALEALRSADPNNPQTGADPSLVQAVHSQSC, via the coding sequence GTGGTGGCGCAGATTACCGGGGGCACATCGGTCGACGTCAATGGTCGTCCGTTCCGGCGACGCCGGGCGCGCCCGGCGATCATCGCCGCTGTGGTGCTGCTGGCGGCCGCGATGGCCACCTGGGCGGTCGCGCTCAGCGAGTCCGGGCCGACCCCGATTCCCGTCGCCTGCAATCAGCCGACACCCGCATCAGCCGATCCATCGGCTCCGGCCCCGGCGACACCGGCACCCGAGCCGCCCGAACTCGCCGCCGCCGACCGGGACGAGATGCTCGACGTCGCGCCGGCCGCTCTGTCCACCTTCCAGGTGCGGGTCCTGAACGCATCGTCACAGCGCGGCGCCGCTCGGTCGGTATCCGACGACCTGACCGCGCAAGGGTTCATCCCGGTCGCCGACACGCCGTACGCGGACGACACCGTGTACCCCAACCGTGACCTGGCCTGCTACGCCCAGATCCGCTTCGGGCCGACCGGAGAGGCCAGTGCGGCTGCGGTGTGGTTGGCACTGCCCTGCGCCCAGCTCGTCGTCGACGGCCGCACGGACAACTCCGTCGACGTCGCCCTCGGTGAGTACTACGAGGCCCGCGAGCAGTCCCAGGACGCCCAGGCGGCGCTGGAGGCCCTGCGCTCGGCCGATCCCAACAACCCACAGACCGGTGCCGACCCCAGCCTCGTGCAGGCGGTGCATTCTCAGTCCTGCTGA
- a CDS encoding DUF4193 domain-containing protein, whose product MATDYDAPRRTDTEDLNEDSLEELKARRSEAQSSAVDVDEGDTAESFELPGADLSGEELSVRVIPKQADEFTCTSCFLVYHRSRLARENGNSRICVDCA is encoded by the coding sequence ATGGCTACAGATTATGACGCGCCACGTCGCACAGACACCGAGGATCTGAACGAGGACTCGCTCGAGGAGCTGAAGGCCCGGCGCAGCGAGGCGCAGTCGTCTGCCGTCGACGTCGACGAGGGCGACACCGCGGAATCCTTCGAGCTCCCCGGGGCCGACCTCTCGGGTGAAGAGCTGTCGGTTCGGGTGATACCCAAGCAGGCTGATGAATTCACCTGCACCAGCTGCTTTCTCGTCTACCACCGCAGTCGGCTGGCACGCGAGAACGGCAATTCGCGGATCTGCGTGGACTGCGCCTGA